CGGAAGTAGGATTATCATCACAGTCCAGGACAGAAGAACAATAAAAGATAGGACAATGTCTTATGAGTACAACCAAATGGGATCTAGCTATTACATGGACTACCCAATAAAGGAGATGTCTTTGGATTGAGCGATTCAGCTTTTTAGCAAGCATGCCTTTGGAAGTGATACTCCTCCAAAAGATTGGCACAATTTCTCAATAGAAGTCGTGTCAAGCATAGGAAGGCTTCCTTTGACCCTGGAAGTCATGGGTTCTCTTTTTGCCCGCACGGTCAGATTAGAGTGGGGCGAGACGTTGAAGGATTTAAAGCAAGTCTTATGTGATAAAGTCCGGGACACATTGATGATAAGTTTTAACAAATTGGattgcagaagaaaagaaatattccTAGACGTAGCATGTTTTTGCATTGGGGAGGACAAGACACGTGTATTACATGTGGGATGATTGTGGATATTCCTCCTGTAGTGTAATTGATGATCTTCTCCTTATGTCGTTGATAAAGATTGATGAGGACAATAAGTTTTGGATGCACGATGAACTTAAAGATCGGAAGGTACATTATCAAGGAAGAGAATTTCGAAGATGCTGGAAAGCGTCGTTGGGTGTGGATTGATGGGAATAGGCTAGACATACTGAGGGGCAGTGAGGTGAAAGTTTTTAAGAGTAGAATATATAATTAATCCAGCAGATTCTTTCGTTGCGTGCTTTGAAATCGAGAATATCAGCATGCTTTGTTTACTAATTTATAGAGACATGGAAAGCGACTCTATAAACTACAATAGTTTATTTAATGCCTTACCCATGTGAAACGAGGAGAAAGCTAAGGAGCAGTTCGGTCagttaaaatttttcttttcttgtttcggTGAGAATGAAATGAGTTATTTGTTTCCTTCAAAAGATATCTAGTCTGTGAAAGGACAGAAAAATCAACACCGAATTAACATTTTAAACATGCTTGGTTTTGTCTTATtttcaaattgacaaaaaagaaaaggtatttTTGCTACAATCTGcgttttatttaattagaatgcGGGGTCGAAGAAGAACTACTGATATTGATGCTACTTCCTTGGTTTATTGCTCCTATGGTGCGCACTCATCTTTATCCTTTGCTGTTACTGGTAGGAAAAACGAAATGTACGAGCACTCAGTTTGGGTATTAGTCATGACTTAACCCCTGAAGAATTAGCCTGTTTGCCAATGCTGAGGTTCCTTAAAGGGAAAGAATAAATTTTGTAGGCAACTTCAAAAATCTTCTTTGTAGTCTGAAATGGCTTTCTTGGCGTGATTGCTCATTGCATCTTCAGCGACAAATCTCCATATGGTGAATTTAGTTGTGCTTGACCTTTCAAGGAGCAATGTCACCCACTACTGGAGTGGATGGAGGCAAATCAAGGTATTGACACACCTCGCTTGCCTACTTTTGCTTCAAATTCTCTCAATTGACCTTTGCTATTTAGTTGTATGCTACTGTTTTCTCATACTTTTCATTCGCATGTAATAGACCTTTCTTTTCCATAGCAggagaaaaagttgaaaattataGATTTGACGCACTGCAAAATGTTGACCAAGACACCTGATTTTTCTGAATTTGGCgagttgaagaaattgattctTGCCGATTGTGTGAATTTGTCTACAATTGATAGCTCAATCGGTAAGCTAAAACTGCCAAGTACTTTGAATATTGCCGGATGTGATTCCTCAAAGGGTAGCCCAAAGAAATTGGTTCTCTAGAATGCTTGATGGAGATTATCATGCCCTCTAGTTACGAACCATTCGAGTTTCCCGAGACACTAGGCAATCTAAGATCTTTGACGAAATTTGAAATTCGATCTCATCACGGTATCGGCCAACTTCCTCACTCTATTGGAAGGCTAACGAATCTCACACACTTGCTTTTGATTAGGTGAAAGAATTTACATGAGCTTCCAGACACTATTGAGGAACTTGAATCATTGGTCGAGTTGGATTTACGAGAATCAGGGATCCACGTTCTCCCTAATTCTATTGGAAATATGAAGAGACTCAAAATCATGAGGTTGGCATGCACAATGATACGCATGATACCTTGTGCTCTAAGAGAGGTGGAGACACTTGAAGTGCTGGATGCCTCATTTTGTGGGGGTCTCAGGCATGCAATCCCGTGGGAAATGTGGAGCCTGACTGTCTAAAAATCTTGGACTTAGAATGGAGTCCAATCTTTATAGTGCCTCCAAAGATCAGTGGTTTCTCTAGTCTCCGAACACTTAAAATTGGAAGCAACCAGCTTTCGCAGTTGCCAGAGCTTCCCTCGAGTTTGAAATACCTATGTGTTAGAACTGCTaaattccttttccttcccGACCTCTCGAACCTACTGTGTTTAGAATTACTCTATGTGTGAAGCAAACATCCAAGTAAATCATCCTGGAGCGTGGATGAAATTATCTCGCCTTGGGAGGACGCGCAGTCCATCAATCGGCTTCCACGTAGCTTATCAAGCTTGACTCTTAGCTGGATCCCGCAGCTGCCAGATTTTTCCGACTTCAAAACTTGTCGTTTCTCTCCATCGAAGGATGTCCGATGCCACACTTCCCCGTCCTTAAATACTTGGAGAGGTTAGGAGGATTGATGATACTGTCGTGCATATTCCTGGAGAGTACACCCAATCTATCGTGCTTGAAGAGGCTGCGAGAGTTGCATCTCACTGACTTACACAAACTGGCAGAGATTCCAGGTTTGGGGGAACTGGAATCGCTGAAGGTACTAAAAATTTCTCGGTGTGATATGATCGAACAATTGCCTAGCCtttcgaaattgaaaaatctggCGGATCTCGAATTAGATTATTGTGGAAAGATGAGAGATGTCAAAGGCCTAAAAGAATTGAATCTTTTGAAGCATGTGAAGATCAAACAATGCATGTCCTTGAAAAGTTTGCCTGACATGCCATCATTGACCAAGTTGAAGATAGATTGGATGCCGCCAGAAGAAGCTGCATGCACCATTAAAAGGAGGAAGCTAGTCTCATTTTCGGTATTGTGGAACAAATAACCCTTCTCTAAATTATCAGGTGCGTTTGGATTACATCAAAGCATAACAGAAGTTTTCATTTTGGCTTTTGTTTGCAAACCTGTAGAGCTGGGGGGCATCGACAAATTTGGCGGCGCTGGACGTGGAATAAAGCCTAATTTGCAACGCACATTCACCGCCGATTATCATGTCACTTTTTTGGCCATACGATATATTGCTTGATGATGGTTTccttttcaaattgatttttttgatgcAGGAAGTTATTATGCTTTATTCACTTGGATTGTCTCTTAGaggaaaaagccacaaaaaaaagttcactTATATCCATTGTGATACATttattttaaacctttttttttttacataaaaatctcaaataatgcCCACTATGACGCATTtacttttaacatttttcttgtgacataaaaaagaaatctaaaCTTGTACATatttgacacatttatcctctatcaagattttatgaaatgatttttcaggcaaaacaatgttgtttttatttcaaaaccACGTGGGTGCTCATCACTAGTTTCCTTCCAATATCCATGTGGGAAGATTTTTAAAGGTGCTCAATGACATGTGTTATATAGGCAtaggtttgggatttttgatatTATCGAAAAGAGTTTAGGAAAAATGAGTCATAGTAAGCATAATATGAGGTTTTTGGTGACTTTTGCCCTATCTCTTAAGtatgaatttattatttatgaCTAGGCTTAACAGATGTTCATTACCAATGTGTATGACATTGGTTGCATTTGGCAGGATGGCATCTCACAGTGTTTGTGGTTTAGCCAATGAAAGACTATAAGTATTTCTGATTTGTCATCCATCACACCTTTGATGAAACAATAATGGGGACTACTGCAATTACCAAATCCGCCAATTGAGATGTTGCCCATGTGATTCTACATGGCTACTGACTAGTATCATCACACGTCAAGGACTTGTTTTGTATTAAGCGTTCAAAACAGCACATATTGATGATTTACATACAAGAAATCATCACGTTACCCTAAATTTAGAGACTGACACTAGTCAATGactcaacttctctcttagagCTCCAAAACATGCGGAATCAACATCGATGCCTATAGAAAAGATGGGTTGGTCTTTTGTTCGTTTTAGGACAAGCATTGGTACCTCCCCCACGGGGTCGTGCGTTCCGACCAAGTTTATGTAAAAGTTGTTTggcatttttgagaaaaaacttGAAGTCTCCCTTCAACTTTCTACTTTTGCTTTGCTTCCATAAATAATGCAGACTAAATTTATTGGTACAATATAACATTAAGAAACTaaacttcttcttttattaaCTTTGGTGAATTGAAGCTGACATATGGATCAGGCTGACCAAAGTTTTGTTTAAATAATCAATGTCTTTGTGAAATGAAAACcgttaagaaaaattaaaaaagaagatagaaaataGAATTATGATGTCACCTTTGAAGTGTGtaatcattttcctaaaggcAACTGCTGTTTCGGGATTCAACGAAGCCTGCTAAACTCTCTCAAAAACATATACAAAAATTGGAACGACAAAAATCAAGTGCGACagcaaaaatttataataaatggaGGCTCACTCTAAGCATGCACCGAGGTTTATCTGCAATTAGGCAACTAACAGTCACAACTATTCATAATTCGAATTCCGTAGATGCAAAAGTAAGCaataattgcaaaaataaatactTCGTCACTAACTCAAGCCCAAAATTCCTAGTTGCTCAGTCAAGATGAATAATTATATAAGCCCATTCAATGCTCTTTGGCCATTACAACTCCACACACCAAAGCAATACTCTTTGTTGTGTATACACTTACAATAATTCATCTTTCTCCTTCAAAATGTGGGACTTGTTCCAAATACTTGTGGCATTACAAATTATTAATGCTTAAATTTTGCTTACTTATTTGGGGCTTAATCGTATGGAAaactagaaattaatttatacCCCTaagcaaaaaattaattttcattaaattgcatcacTTATAGATATTAGggaacatttgcattactagtatgaaaactaaaatttttaattttttaaatatatacaaaataaatatttgaaaataaaaaagaaatgaaaaaattttggTGGGCCTGCTCGGGCCCATCTCTTTCTTCCCCAGCCCGACCCGTTCACCTCGTCTGTCCACGGTACGTACGCTGTGCCGGCGTCGTCCTTTTTTTGCCTCTGTTTGTCGCCAGGTTTGCGTCcaaggtgagagagagagagagagagagagagctagggAGGAACGGAGTGACAGAGAAGGAGCTTCGGCCGCACGTCCACTCCTCCGCCCGTCGACGTCCCCAAGCCGAACAGGTAAGCTCGGCTCTCCCGTTGCTCTGTTTTGGTCGCGAcaggccggagctcgcggccaTCCGTCTCGCGCGAGCTCCGGTCCTCGTCGCCATTGTGTCAGGGTCCCCTGCGTAGTGCGACAAGCTCTCCGGCGCAGGCTCGAGCCCCAGCCCGAGCCGGAAGCCCCTCCCCTCGGGTAGTGTATACCGAATGTTTGTTAGAATGTCTAAATGAAACCTGAGTTCATGTGGTTCGTCTAGGCCGAGATTTCTTGTTTTTAATCTTACCTGTGCTGAGTGCTTATATTCGTCCCTGAGTTGATCTATGCCCAAATCGGAGCCCCGAAAGCCAGTCCATGTTTAAACTCGAGATTAACTTGTCTTCGCTTCTGTGATTGTTATATCGTGTTTGAATTTCATGTTTTCTTGCGTTTCCATAAGATTTCGATTATAttaatcttgaaaataaaattgaagggAAACTAATTCCAATGTTGAGATGGGTCACATGGACCTCAGCGAGACCTGCACCACAGAAAACCGACAGCCAAATTTTTGAAGAATaccacaaagaaaaaagaaaaagaggaaaaagaagagaagaagcaaaCAAAGGATGGGATGAAGGGGAGACTGTGGAGGATCAGATAGTCAAAGGAGAGACAGAGGAGCGCAGTTCGTCGAAGGCCACAACCATCATCAGTTTTTAGCAATATGATAAGATTTATGATGTATCCTTTTGcccatttctttccttccacAATTCCCAGTCCTTCGCCCCACTCTCTCTGCCTCACGTCATCTTCCATCCCCCCTCCAATCTCCAGTCTCCAATCTCCAATCCCAATCTCAGCATCTGCTCCTTTGCTTTCTGTATTTATTCGCTCCCTtacccttctctttctctctctctctgagtacACCATTCTAAGCTTGCTCTTTGCTATCAGCGCGAGCCTCTTTGAGTGGAATTCAGGATGCAGCCTGCTTCCAAGGCCAACCAACACACCACGAGAATCTCCGCTCACCTTCACCCACCTAATTTCCAGGTATCCCCATTGAAATTGAGCTCTTCCTCAATTGTGGGTCGTGCCTGTTTTCTTATTAGCCGCTCTCTTTCTTGGTGGTGGCAAATGTAGTTTTTCTATGGGTGAGTCGTCTCCGTTACTCAAAAATCGCTAAATTGAAATGGGTACTTGTTAATTTCTTGAAAGGTTATGCAATTGGTGAACTTTAATTGAATCATGAGCTGTGACTACCGAAGCTGGCGATACTTATTTGTTATGATGCTTAGTTTCTTGGTTGAAGAGCTTATGAGGAGTGATTGTGCATTGTGGGTGGTTCTTAGATGGAGGAGAGCTTGGGGTTAATGCATGCGAATTGCCAGGCAAAGGGCACAGCGCTAGGATTCAAAGTTGCGATCCTGGGAGCGGCTGGAGGGATTGGGCAGCCTCTGGCAATGTTGATGAAGATCAACCTGCTCATCTCTGTTCTTCATCtgtatgatgttgtgaataCTCCTGGCATCACCGCTGATATCAGCCACATGGACACCGGTGCAGTGGTGAGTTTCCCCTCCCATTGGTAATTTGCTTGCCATTTGCCGAATTTAGGATGAACGGCATTCTTGGTCTGTAAATGAAGATGGACATTCATATTGTTGATTGTTTTCTGGGGATATTGTTTGGATTACCTTTTCAGATGAGTTGGCTTGATATCATCATTGTATATGGATCATTTAATACGTCAGACTACTTTGTTGCTTCTATAATCAGGTCCGCGGATTTCTGGGACAGCAACAGCTGGAGGAAGCCCTTGTTGGAATGGACCTTGTCATCATCCCTGCTGGAGTTCCTAGGAAACCGGGAATGACAAGAGATGACCTGTTCAACATAAATGCCGGAATCGCCAGAACCCTTTGTGAGGGAATTGTCAAATCTTGCCTGAAAGCTATTGTTAACCTGATTAGCAACCCTGTTAATTCCACTGTTCCCATTGCAGCTGAAGTTTTCAAGAGAGCTGGCACTTATGATCCAAAGAGACTGTTGGGTGTGACCATGCTCAATGTAGTTAGAGCAAATACCTTTGTGGTAGGTATTGCTCCTGCTTCTACTGTCTTGCTGATACTATCGAGAAGCATCCTTTATGTACAGAGTATCAGGTCGTCACTGTGTATGAGCCTACAAAGTCAGAAGCGTATGCTTCCTTGTTTAGCATGCTCTTTTGTTTCAAACGTAATATCTTGCGAATCTGCAATTAAGATCTTACTCCAAGGGCATATTGTGAAACGACCACTAGgttgaatttaattaaataggCTAACGCCCATCAATGAGATTATGAGCAAGGCTTAGAAGCAAGTTTATAAAATCAGGCTATTTGCAAGTCTAGCAGTAGAGTCTAGAAGCCCCGTGTCTTTGATTGTTTTGGGTGACATAATCATTTAATTGCTGTTCTGTATTAGCGAGTGTTATTGATTCTCTTCTCATGATGATGAGGGTGTTTATGGTAAAAACTACTTGCACTAACACTCGGGTAGCAAAATTGTGCAAGATACCAGTTTAGAGACAGTGCTATGAAAGCCTACAACTATTTTCTTTCGCAGGTAGACTTCTGATCTACTTTGTTCCTTGCAGGCAGAAGTACTGGGTCTTGATCCTAGAGAAGTCGATGTTCCAGTTGTTGGGGGTCATGCAGGAATGATGATTTTACCTCTTTTATCTCAGGTTTGTGATGCATTCTTATTGATGAGAACATCTTATATGTTTGACAGGGATGCTGTTAGAAATTGCACCTTTTCTTTAGAATGCTAAATaccaattaaaattttcaaaatctgtaGGTTAAACCACTTTGTTCTTTCACTCCTCCAGAAATTGAGTACCTGACATCACGCATCCAAAATGGCGGGACAGAAGTTGTTGAGgtatataaatttcaatttgttatggATTTGGACATCAAATTAGGCAGTGTTACCGTCATATCATATTCCCTTCAGTTTTGCTTTTTCAGGTCGTAAAATAGTGCTTTAGCTGTTGTAGTGATGTTCATCTTCTTAAGGGCTTGTGACAAGCTTCTGAGTACTGAGGCTGCCTAGGGACTACACCGTTACAAGCAAACATTTTTCTTCAGACACATGACTGCATGCTTAATCATGTTAGAGctctaatttctttaaatttactAGCCATTTCGAAGATACACTCTGCCAAGAACCTTCTTTATGAGAAAGATGAAATTTTCGCAAGAATTACATCATAAGTCCATGGGGACATATATCTTTCCCAAGTCTACTTTATGGCGTGAAACCTTTGCCTATGCACTGTGACTAACAGAAGAGAGCTTGATATTATCTCTACTAGTAGGTAGCCATTACTGCTACCCAAGGAAATGTGTTAATATAAAGATTTTTGTCCGAATTATTGGGACACCTTGCACGTGAAAGTATGTAGAAGGTGATCACTTTGTCTCGGGCTATTGGTGCAAGCAGTTGTGGAGAGTATCttagtttctgatttttttggtcTGGTCCtcattaaggaaaacaaaggaaggtAACAGAAAGAATGTAGAAACAGAGCACCATATACATCTTTTGATGTTATGGCTAAGAGAATGACTTGCATTTTGACAATAAGAGGAGAGGTTCTTGTATGTCTAACCAGAACtgtatttttttcatctatttCCACAGTGAAATTATGACATGACATATTAGGCTTCACTTCCCTGCTtcctcacatttttttttgtgaagccAACTGAATTGTGTATGCCTGTGCCTTGACAACTTTCAGGCTAAAGCTGGAGCTGACTCGGCAACTCTCTATATGGTCATTCCTTGTTTTAGCCTTTGAGATGTAGTCTGATCTCTTTCATGAACAGGAAATTTGATGACTATTTGATATGCAGACTCTTTTCACATGCTCATATAATGTGAAAATGATATATACAGGCACATGCTGCTGTGAAGTTTGCCAATGCGTGCCTGTGTATGTTGAGGGGCGATGCTGGTAATTTTGAGTATGCATTTGTTGCTTCTCAGGTTTGGTGCCTTGAGAGAACTTATCGAGAGTGAAaaatctttatatttttctcaaatatcaAATGAAATCACtgatgattttctttattgttgtcCCCATATTTCAGGTGACTGAGCTTCTGTTCTTTGCATCCAAAGTGCGCCTTGGTCATACTGGGGCTGAGGAGGTTCTGCTTCTTGGCCCATTGAATGAGTACGAAGGGTCTGGATATATAATCCTGAGATTTTTAGGTCTGCTCTGATTACACATCCAGGGAAGATGGAGTTTTCTAATTTTGGCCATTGTTTGTTAACCTGAAGAGCAGGCttggaaaaggcaaagaaagagtTAGCAGAGAGCATTCGGAAGGGCGTTTCATTTATCAAGAAGTGAGCGGGTTAAAGACGTTTCTTTTTGGAATGAAAGAGATGGCCTCTTCATAGTTTCCAGTTATTTTCTACTTGGTTGTTGGGAATAACTGGTTCAGACCTGGGAAGTTATCGAAGTTCATTCTGCATAGCTGACGTAGGAAAAACacaggtttttcttttcttgaatgtaACGTACTCAAATGGTAATTTGTGTAATAACGAAGTGGACGGATGTTTGTATATTATAGTTCTATGTCCATCTTTCTCGCCTTCGTGTTTGCATCCaccattttcaactttttatgcACCTGCACCTGTAGTGTTGCCTTCAAGTTGCACTTCAATTTGGCAATGCTGCTATAAGCAAATGATAGACAGAGGGAGCTGAATAAGCTATAGCTTGTCTTTGACACTAGGCTTGAAGTCTGAGAGACTCGAGCAGCTTTTTGTGGCTTTATCCAGATGATTGAAGGGACAAATGAGCAAAGATAGCCATTACAGAGGCTCTTCTTGGTTAGTGGCCAGAGGGAGTTGAAACTATCAGTTGAACACGAGCAGAAGTTTGAGAATGATGCCTTTCCACCGATTCTCCCCAATCACCAGCAGCAATTTCTCGCACCAAGTTCTCTCTACGTGGAGcatttatggtaaaaaattgcCCATAGTAAAAGATTGTCCGCTTtagatttgctttcttttgtgaaaataaatgatttgaaaaatattttccaaaaaattgttgatcgtatatattaaaatagattgaaataattagttaatgaataatttttttttttgtgaacaacaatttatatataaacatgattgtggacaatgaagatttttttctattaattcattttgataaatgatataaataattatttttaagaaaatatttttttaaaattatttattttttgtgaaataaacaaGACTTTAATATATTTCCAGAAGTTTCGAGGAGGtgtctttttttctctattcttttggtcgaatttttcttttcacttttgaaagttCTAAGTAAAATTTGTTCCAACAACGAAAGTAACCTTAGTTAGCCCCTGAAGAAGACAACTCAGATATAAAAGAATAATGCTAAAGTGTCTTTTTCTCTCCGGCCTTATAAGGTCTGTTCTTGGGAGCCAGAACCAAACCCTACACGTCTTGACTTTCAGACACTTTTTACTTTCGAGTTCTCACTCTCAGATCGGGCTCTCTCTTTTATCTGGCGGCGCCTTTCGATCTTCCCCTCTCTAATCTCGACTCAGTCGCTGTCTCATCTCGATCGGCCGTCCATCAGCGCATCAGGTATTCTCTCTTTATATCGGTTTCGTTTTCGATTTCTTCGGTGGTTTGCCATTAGCCAATCGATGGCTGTTGGTTCGTCACTAACCATAACCATCATCTGTATTTTTTTCGCTTGTTTTTAAACTTCCCCCAATTGATGTCCCGCCTCAAGCAAGCTTATTGACAATTTTCGTCCAGCTTGATTCTGTCTCTAGTCTCGATTGCTACGTGCGATGGCACCACCCAACATCACATCGGGAATGGAGTTCGAGGTGTTCCTGAGTTTCAGGGGACCGGATACTCGGGACAACTTTACTAGTTGCCTCTATCATGACATGGTCGAGAAAGGAATCCGTGTCTTCCAAGACGACGAAGAGCTCCAAGTCGGTGAGCAGATTGGTGGAAACCTTTTGCGAGCCCTTGATGACACTCAAATCTATATTCCCATCTTCTCTAAGGGCTTCGCTTCCAGTGTATGGTGCCTCCGTGAGGTTGCATATATGGTAGATTGCACTTCAAAGTCGAATGGGAAGAAAGAGAtcctccccatttttttttatgcgaAGCCGGATGATGTCAAGCTCAGAACTGAATTGTACAGTAATGCCTTGTCTGAGCATGAGAAGAAGTATGGCCCCGATGAGGTGAAGTGCTGGAAGGCTGCTCTTCGTGAGGTTGCAACTAGACTAGGTTGGAAGCGGGAAGGGAAAGGGTAGGTTTTCCAATACTTTTTCTGAGTTATTAATTTTAACATAATCTATCGAGAACTCAACTAAAATATTATTCGTCGTGCTATTCACTTAACGATGTCAATCATCTCTAGGACTTTTACCTCATATTCAATCTAGTCTTCGAGTTATTAATTTCTctgcaattttaaaaaaagttggcCTAGATGTTAGGTCATCGTCAAGTTGTTTCTGAATGCTAAGCTAGCATCCTATTTGGTTGTCAAAAACCGTAAAAcaaatttaaatagaaaaattaataattttcaacaaatttagaaaaaggaaaagtggaaaCAACAGACCAATATTAATGCTTATTCATTTAGATCAAACATATTGATTTTGTATTGCTAGCAAAATTATATGTTTGATCAATCTCCAAATGTTGCCTACACATAATAAATAACTAAAGTTATTTGATGAAAATCAGTTTCCAACAATGAAAATTTATTAGTTTTATGTTGATGAGGAAACGCCCGGATCATGTGACATATTCTCTACTATTATTAAAGGAACTATACAGACTGTTATGGATGGTGAGTTTTAACTACAAAATCCCGCGGCTCTCCCTCGTGTTTTAATGGTGCTtcttgcaaaaaaagaaagacacgTGAAACATTAACAATATGTTTAGTTCCAATAACAACCATATGTTTTAAACATTTGATTTTAGGGGTATTTTAGAAATTCTGAGAATAGTCCTCCTTTGTTACATATGGGTGTGCAAAAGActtatatttttaaagaaaaacagAGCGATAGTTATTATGTTTCAGCGTAGTAATTATAACATAGATGATTACTAGAAACAATAATCTTACATCACCACCTCACTTTCTTAATAACTAATTTGGAAATGGGAAAAGTTTAGTGACACTGTCTTTGCTGCTGCTCCTCTCTGTCTGTCTTTCTATTGTAGCGGTGGAGCTCACACCGCTTTATGCAGCACCCGAAGCTTGTAGATTGATAGTGTCTCAATGGAGTCTCCCCATCGAGATTtccgcacagagagagagagagagagagagagagagagagaggacttggAGACGCGGTATGgagtgaatttattttaatgaggATTCTATAGCAtgaggaattttttattttttttgggtctgatcCTATCCTATGACATGAGTTGATTGTTATTGATATTGAATCTTTAACGAGCCAAAGTCCTCATTGCTAcacttaattttcatttatttaatttatgaataagTAGAAGGTCAAAAtagttataaaaattataattagatTCTTTTCTGCTCGTTTCTCTTCTTTACCCAAATATGAAATCACCTAATTTCCTTAATTTCCTCTTAATCATTGCATTAAAACTAAGCATTAGTGTTTACTCCCAATCAGTGTGAATTTGGGTAGCAGCTAGTGTTTAAATCCAATTAATGGGAATCAGGGCAACGAAAGCAGCTAATTCAAGCCCTTTACAATTAAGATAACTTTCATTGTAATTTGAGATTGTATGTTTAAATGgattaaatttgtcatttgAATGATTGCCACCATTTGTAAATCGGTCTTGATATAGCAAGTTGTCATTATTTTCTCAGTCTAAGTTCGTCCACCATCTCTGTCCATCAGGTATGGAGAActtataaaattgattgttcGAGAGGTTCTACTTAAGCTGAAGGGGAAGAATAGGCCTCTTCCTGACCATCTAGTTGAAACGGATGATCTAAAGCATATagagaaattgttggatgtTGGCTCTAATGATCACGTACGTTTTGTCATACTCCATGGGACGGGTGGTATTGGTAAATCAACTCTTGCTAGTGTTATCTTCAACCGATTTCGGTCTAAATTCAATTGCAGTAGTTTCCTTGGAGATGTC
This region of Eucalyptus grandis isolate ANBG69807.140 chromosome 8, ASM1654582v1, whole genome shotgun sequence genomic DNA includes:
- the LOC108954540 gene encoding malate dehydrogenase, glyoxysomal-like isoform X2, producing MQPASKANQHTTRISAHLHPPNFQAKGTALGFKVAILGAAGGIGQPLAMLMKINLLISVLHLYDVVNTPGITADISHMDTGAVVRGFLGQQQLEEALVGMDLVIIPAGVPRKPGMTRDDLFNINAGIARTLCEGIVKSCLKAIVNLISNPVNSTVPIAAEVFKRAGTYDPKRLLGVTMLNVVRANTFVAEVLGLDPREVDVPVVGGHAGMMILPLLSQVKPLCSFTPPEIEYLTSRIQNGGTEVVEAKAGADSATLYMAHAAVKFANACLCMLRGDAGNFEYAFVASQVTELLFFASKVRLGHTGAEEVLLLGPLNEYEGAGLEKAKKELAESIRKGVSFIKK
- the LOC108954540 gene encoding malate dehydrogenase, glyoxysomal-like isoform X5, whose product is MQPASKANQHTTRISAHLHPPNFQMEESLGLMHANCQAKGTALGFKVAILGAAGGIGQPLAMLMKINLLISVLHLYDVVNTPGITADISHMDTGAVVRGFLGQQQLEEALVGMDLVIIPAGVPRKPGMTRDDLFNINAGIARTLCEGIVKSCLKAIVNLISNPVNSTVPIAAEVFKRAGTYDPKRLLGVTMLNVVRANTFVAEVLGLDPREVDVPVVGGHAGMMILPLLSQVKPLCSFTPPEIEYLTSRIQNGGTEVVEAHAAVKFANACLCMLRGDAGD
- the LOC108954540 gene encoding malate dehydrogenase, glyoxysomal-like isoform X1, with protein sequence MQPASKANQHTTRISAHLHPPNFQMEESLGLMHANCQAKGTALGFKVAILGAAGGIGQPLAMLMKINLLISVLHLYDVVNTPGITADISHMDTGAVVRGFLGQQQLEEALVGMDLVIIPAGVPRKPGMTRDDLFNINAGIARTLCEGIVKSCLKAIVNLISNPVNSTVPIAAEVFKRAGTYDPKRLLGVTMLNVVRANTFVAEVLGLDPREVDVPVVGGHAGMMILPLLSQVKPLCSFTPPEIEYLTSRIQNGGTEVVEAHAAVKFANACLCMLRGDAGNFEYAFVASQVTELLFFASKVRLGHTGAEEVLLLGPLNEYEGAGLEKAKKELAESIRKGVSFIKK
- the LOC108954540 gene encoding malate dehydrogenase, glyoxysomal-like isoform X4, coding for MQPASKANQHTTRISAHLHPPNFQMEESLGLMHANCQAKGTALGFKVAILGAAGGIGQPLAMLMKINLLISVLHLYDVVNTPGITADISHMDTGAVVRGFLGQQQLEEALVGMDLVIIPAGVPRKPGMTRDDLFNINAGIARTLCEGIVKSCLKAIVNLISNPVNSTVPIAAEVFKRAGTYDPKRLLGVTMLNVVRANTFVAEVLGLDPREVDVPVVGGHAGMMILPLLSQVKPLCSFTPPEIEYLTSRIQNGGTEVVEAKAGADSATLYMAHAAVKFANACLCMLRGDAGD
- the LOC108954540 gene encoding malate dehydrogenase, glyoxysomal-like isoform X3, which gives rise to MQPASKANQHTTRISAHLHPPNFQMEESLGLMHANCQAKGTALGFKVAILGAAGGIGQPLAMLMKINLLISVLHLYDVVNTPGITADISHMDTGAVVRGFLGQQQLEEALVGMDLVIIPAGVPRKPGMTRDDLFNINAGIARTLSEVFKRAGTYDPKRLLGVTMLNVVRANTFVAEVLGLDPREVDVPVVGGHAGMMILPLLSQVKPLCSFTPPEIEYLTSRIQNGGTEVVEAKAGADSATLYMAHAAVKFANACLCMLRGDAGNFEYAFVASQVTELLFFASKVRLGHTGAEEVLLLGPLNEYEGAGLEKAKKELAESIRKGVSFIKK